TCCATTATGTTTGCATAAGGCACAAATCTcttaaaatactttaataaagtttatcATATGAACAACACATGGCTAATTTCTTTTAATGCTCACTTCTGATTTGATTACTATCTCAAGCTGTTATGCTGGATGCcttaaatataaactaaaaaaagataAGTATGTGAAAAACAGATGGAGTACCACAGTAAATCATCTACAATGATTTGTTTAGTcattcaccacttctgacattAACTATGCCAATAGTTCATAATGAATTGTTgatgaaaaacattttgtatcTACTGACACTATAAAGATAATTATAACAAATATTCAGGTACTGTGcacataaaagttttattttatacagaGAACCTCTGATGCACACAAACAGATGTGGCTTTAAAATTCAGACACAGGAAATTAAAAGCACAAAACCAACcactttttaaagaagacaaaAAGAATCTTGTTTAGAAGAGGTAATGTTGTCAAAACCAACCCTACTATATGCATTGTAATTGACATTTGACCACGAATTCTGAAACCGCCACAACCTGCATTTTTGAAACTATCAAATACTTTcgataattaaatttaatttaaaacagctcagactgtttaaagggttagttcacccaaaaatgaaatttctgtcattaatcactcaccgtcatatcgttccaaacccgtaagaccttcgttcatcttcggaacacaaattaagatatttttttttataaaatcagagtgtttttttatcccccatagaaagcaacataattaccacattcaaggtccagaaaagtagtaaagacattgttaaaatagccatcggatttcaacaaaaatatcttaatttgtgtttcgaagatgaacgaaggtcttacgggtgtggaacgacatgagggtgaatactttttgtgcgcaaaaacaaaacaaaaataatgactttaatcaacaatatcttctctaccctgtcattctcctatggtgtttacgttgtatagacagtgcagacttcgggttctatgtcagaacgcccactcagtattggccgacgcagttcacatgagcagcacgactttctatgggggataaaaaaaaaaaaaaaactctcggatttcatcaaaaatatcttaatttgtgttctgaagatgaacaaaggtcttaagggtctgagggtgaataattaatgacagaaattaaatttttgggtgaactaaccctttaagcaagtCCAATCAACTTCCAGATCCATGGTACTCTGCAGTTACACTGCTATTTTTCTGCTCCTTTCTCAGAGACATGCTAAATCTTTCTTAAAGACTCAAGATaacaggggggaaaaaaaattcatttttaagtgcCATTCATAACATGATATTAAATTCAAGTGCTCAGTAAGCAGTGCAATGGGAATTTGAATATATATcacaatgttttaaattttgaatCTTTAACTGACTCCTTTACAAACCCTCCCCACAGAACGAGTCTCATTCATAGAACACGAGCAGAACgaatttcactatttttacatCTTGCATTCAATTCAACAAATGGTTTATAGACAAATTCATGGTTGCATAAATCAGGCCAACAAAGCACACCATCCTGTACCATATACTTGTAGCTAGGACTATAATTAAAACAATGCCAACGGTAAACATCTTTCTTTACCTCATCAATTCTCTTGtcttttctgttgttttaatttttatagaCTTGAATCAACAGCAAAATAGCCGTCATCTAAATGCGATTTGGCATTAATCAAAATCATGAACTACCTCTAACCTCATTTTTCCTGGGATATACTGTCAATGCCTTATTGCAGGATTTGATGCAATGAGAAAATATAGGAAGCTGAACTACAGCTGAAATGAAGGAGATTCAGTTCGTGTGTCCTGACCAGCCACTCCTTTGTGAATAATTCATAGACCATTACTAGTGCAGGCAAGACTCAAGGTGAGAAACTGTCTCAAAACTCATTTGGATACTGAGCACAATGACTCAACATCAGAAATGTTACTAATTTAAGGACACTTCATAAAACCACCAACAAGTGGCACAGCACAAGCAGATGGCtgtttgtattaaaaataaattaaacagtgTATGACTGGAATGACGTAGAATTTCCAGACAGAATCTAAATGTATAGTCACACCTGAGTGTTCTTGCCATTTCCCCCTGAAGTGCTGGGGCGCCACTGCTTATTTTTGTTGATCACCCTTTAATCACATAGCTAATATCTGTATTTCAAAGATGTGACCCAATGTGTGACACTTGGAGTGATGACATCAGccaaaagttcaaaataaacTAAGTCCAGTGTACAACCTTGTAAACACTGTCTTTGTACCACCACTGATCACTAGTGTGTTTTCTGGCCTGCTGTCCATCCTTGCAGTCATGAATTTCAGATTCTACGAACACGTTTCATTCATTAAGATCCAGTTATTGCCAAGTCCCAGCTAATGGGCATTCTGCCAGCGTGAGGGCCAGTCGTTCTCCATCCACCTCTGGAGCAATCGCAGCACATCGATGCGCTGGTAAAGCTGGCAAAGTTCAGTGAGCTCCGTCACAGGTTTCTGGTTGTAGCGCAGGAGGAACTCTTGAGTGGGACTGTGGTAGGTGGGACCGTGTGTGCGCTGCTCTAGAAGCGTGAGCTCGTCATAGCTCATCCCCCAGCGGCTTGCAAAGTTCTTCCAGTTTTTGACAGTGCAGTGAGTTGGGTCCAGCTTCAGCCTTAGAGTGTACAGAAGGTCTTCGTCGTTCATCAGGTCACTGATTTTGGGTGGAGGGGCAGAACACAAACACTCCTTACAGGACTTATGTTCTTTACTAAAGTCTAGAGAGTGGGGAATGAAAAGCAGACATTATGAGTGCATAAAGTCCACTgtcaatatatcaaaaaatctaattcaaCAGTAACAATACCATATAGGCaacacactttacaataaggtttcatttgttaacattagttaacatgaactaacaatgaacaatacttctacagcatttattaaaattagagttaatttcaacatttactaatacaatttttaaaatcattactttcatactttcaaaaaataattaataaatgctttaaaaatatattgctcattgttagttcatgttacctaatgcatttactaatgttaacaaataagacTTATTGTAAAGCGTTGCCATTACATAtaatgggccagatttactaacagcttgcgccagcgcaaactctcttttggcgttaaaaaactactgtcgggatttactaaagacacacagTGCAAAATTTGCACCgaaaaggcgtggactgagttgtttttctggctgaccttattgcatatgcatttgtaggagtttccatTTCAGACAccaaatttatgggaggagagtatttaaatgaatcacgcaacgtgatttactaatctttgcactcttcaatttactggtatttgtgccattatttaacgccccaaaaaaacatgtcttaacccattttgcgacatgACTGCAAGGAACAGAGAGCGcgtggtagaagggagaaaatattttccactcacattaatttttttgaatgccagaatgccagaggaagacgttatccGAACATATCGTTTGCCAAGCCATgttagcctatatatatatatatatatatatatattacacacaggccaacatggcttggcaAATGATATTACACACAggccaacatggcttggcaaatgatattaggcctatatatgtgtacatgtttgtcagattacatgCAACAAGTTGTGCTTGTGTCGACCCGCACCTGATGAGAACATCAGCTCTGTTTTTTTGCGTcccaacgctaatttgcactgctcttgtgagattgcgttggtcattatgtaaatgattgtgactgcgtctgtgttctttaatttgcgcgtcAGCAGTAGATTGtgcgcaaaacttgccactcccatcggtgcatttgtggaattgcgctctcacgctaatttgccccgtttagtaaatctggcccaatatctaaaataatcttaacatatttttgatgCACAATTTTAGTTCAATATAGAATTCAGAATTCTGAAGAAATTCCCACCAGGCCTAAAATACtctgaatataaacacttattataggcaTACCGTAGTGATTGAGaagacaaaaacacggtttAGAGGATGTACTCCctcattatgtaaaaaaaaaataaaataaaaaaaaggtacatagtgtacctttaaaaagattaatatttttttaacactgCTAAATGTACAAATTTCAAAATGGATATCCATTTTCACACTGTATATGTTGTTCAGTAAAGTATTTCTTCAGAATTCTGAATTCTATATTGAAACTTTAGTGTGAATGTGATAAACAAACAGAAGATTACTACACAGGAAAGCAATGTACATGGTAACAATACCATATCAGCGGATTTTAGAAATTGTAAATAACCGGTCAAATGTTCATGCTAATTTGCTTGAATGAATTTGGATTTGCCTTTTCCATCTTCTggggccagttgttcaaaaagtttaatctggatcagaatgATCTGGATTTGGAAATCCCATGTTTTGATATCCAGGATCAGGTAATCCATGTCACTTTTGTGCTGGTTTTTCCAAAGCAAAATTGGATTGGATCACCCTGATCCAGATACACACTTTTTCAGATTACCAAATCTGGATTACTAGTGCtttacggagcccctaaagggacatggtgatggaaaaaatatgagatggggaaaaaaaaaaacaaaaacatttcaatgcCTTTGCGTTCTCTCAAAAGTTTTGCACAGTGTTTAACCGAGAAACTTTGCTTAAAGAACTTTTGATTGGTTCAATGTGCCAATGTACAGTAGTTTGCAGCTGTGGGGATTATTTTATAGcaccaaaatctcttttttactttacagtaggTTACCGAAAGGTTAAATATGTAGCCTAATGTCtacttttaatttattactttaaaagttaaactaatcaaaagcaaaataaaaaaatgtttgtgtgtatataacatgatacaaatgttgtattttttgaccagttttaaagttttattacatttttgttcctgaaatccaTCCTTCTGCTGGGATCATTATAATCCAGATTTTTTGGATCAAAGGTATCCCAATCttactaaaaagttttgaacaacacaaactgatgattttatttatccagatcaaaaccaagattggattttgtgatctaatctgatttcagaatcctttttttccttttgaacaaccgattttcaagatttgatccaatCCGATAGCCAAAATatgatcagattacttttgaacaactggccccTGATGCTCACTTAAAGCTAATCTTTAAagctacactatgtaactttgcATCTTGCGGAAAAACATTATAGCCagagctacttctctctgtttcaGCGGTTGTCGTCCCACCAGGCCTAAAATACtctgaatataaacacttattataggcaTACCGTAGTGATTGAGaagacaaaaacacggtttAGAAGATGTACTCCCTcattatgtaaattaaaaaaaaaaaaaaaaaaaaaaaaaaggtacatagtacctttaaaaagattaatatttttttaacagtgttaaATGTACAAATTTCAAAATGGATATCCATTTTCACACTGTATATGTTGTGATCACTTGTAACATAtgaaacaattgatttgtttcctgtttttcctttgtttatttatttattttagacaaaatgtaattgtttatcggccataacatgaaaataattatcaggTCATCGGCCATAATTCCCATACTACGGCATCCTTATAACACTGTGTCCGATATGTGGTGACAGTTGTGTAGTGTATTAAATACTATTATTCTACTATCGACACATACCTGATGAAACAGAAGCAGATGAAATAAATTCAGTAGAGTCATTTTCCACAGGCTGGGTGGTAAAGAAGAGATGTTAAGGCTTATGTATTAAAAGAAGGCTCTATCATGACACTTAACACAAATACACTAAAATAAGTGGTACAGAACAAGTGAATCCACACCCGTAAAGAAAACTCAACTGAGAACATGTGAAAGATGTAGTGGGGAATAACCGCACAGTCCCGATGAGTGGAATAAAATGCAGCCTTTGGCATTTACACAAATACCACATAATGTCTTACACAGCCCACATTATACAACTCTTCAAGAATCAGTACACCACACAGTGTGTGGCTTGGATCTCTAAATAAGGACGTTGTCAGATATGAGTGTGTGACTTCAGCAAATAATGATAGAAAGTGATCAGACCCAACTGTATGCAAGGAAATGATCTCAGGAAACTAAAAGATCACATGACTCACCTGTCGTATTCTGTCCACCGCTGATGACAGATAACCAGGGGGAACAGAGCTGAGCTGTAAGGTTACAGGATCTGTAGAGAAACAGAGGTCACATTtctatgaataaatattttattaacaccATGTCTTCATGTCCTATTGAACATGATTATATGGAAAGTGTGGAGGCTGACCAAAAGGTCACCATTCTCAATACCTGAACTGAGATCATCAGAATTGATTAAATAAGCAGACAGGGAAATAAACATTCAGACATGCATGACAGACAACAATCACTACCGAAACAAGCAGCACcaatgtaaataaacaataaatacctcTGATACCTTGTGGATCAGTGACCTGAACAGGGTAATTTGACCTTAGAGactgaaacaaagaaaaaaaaacatcagcaaAGACCCCCAGAGGTCAAACTCACATCACACACATCTGAATCAAGATCTTACAATACACCTTTGTTCCTCTTGCTACATGTTGGGACACATTTGAAGAGAGGAGGCGCGTACAGTGTAGTGAAGGGGGGAAAATTAAACTTTCAGATGTGTGGATAAATGAGCAGGGAACATGCTAGAACAAACCTCAGAGGGTGTCACACAACAATGTAAAAGTGCGGGTTTCAAAACCTGCTCCTCCCATCCAATGCTACTTTGATATCACGCATGAAAATCATGTCTAACCTACATAATCAGTGGCATTTGATCACAATATGAAAGACGACAATGTTTACAACTCGTGTAGTCTGTCATAACAAACCAAAACTAAACATCACATATGATTCAACGAATGCATCAGTGCAGTGGGTATTACCCAACAGCATCAATACATAGCATTCCACCCAATTCTTCTGAATGAGtcaaataatacatttacttaaaagtacatgaaatgtttgttttggaaaaataaaaagcatacCATATCTGTAATGAAGCTGCTGGGATCAGTGTCCTCTACCGGTTCAGAAGCCACTCTCCCTGCAAAAAAAACCCCCGAAGGTAAAACACCACATCATGTCAACATTGCCGCGTCAATGtttgttaatataaatatacagaaTTTGTGctaatacatataaatatttggcaCAAGAGAAAAGGAACTGGTTGAGACAAACGGTGATGATATGCAAGAACAAATCCACACACTGAGTTCCAAAATCATCAGTTAAACATCTAATTTTCAAAGACATAAAGCACCTGTTATTGTTTTGTCGCAAAAAAGGCTCCTCAACTATTCAAGTTACTTTAAGGGTGCCGTATTCCAAAAAGACGAGCAGTAGCAGTTCACAAACACTTCTCAGAAGCTGTATGACAATTACGGAACCAACAAGCAGCATATAGACATAGACAGGATTGCGAGTAACTGCAAGAGGAAGGAAGTGTGAGAGACGTGTGTGAGTTTTTGTGTGAAAGCCTCTGTGCATGTGTAATTCAGTGGCATCACTGGCATGTGGCAGATTCAAATATAGATCTCTGCTTTCATGGTACAGAGACAATGATGATAGACAAGCAAACTAATCACAGATCGAATGGTGCTTGCCTTAAATATTAAGGTGTTCGCAATTAAATATTGATTAGCTTTGTACAGTCAAGAAAATGTTTCACTTTGTCTGGATAAGCCCCTCCCCTTCAGTCAAATGCAAAactcacattcagatctgcctccatccaatcaagaGTAAGTGGACTGAACCAAGATCACACcctaattttaattattttcgatagtctgtttcactcagaaataaaatttaagtgagtttttgcttaaaatgagcaaaatgatctgccaatggggtaagaaaaataatcttgttttccatttgaataagattatttttcttaccccattggcagataattttgtttgttttaagcaaaaactcacttaatttatttatttttcttcagaaaacaagataTAATATCTCatgtcattttacttatctagtaaatgcttcttgatttaagaatttttagatattttggaCTGGAAacgagacaaaaatactaagtaagaaaaacattttttttttcagtgaattgagcagtttagtccaaattctCTAAAGAGACACaattaatttaggcttttattcacatataaacattcatcagctgtggtaaacagaagctcaagcatgtttgtttgaccactgaggttcattctcgtgtgttacgcagcacatttgagcttccaagaggtttgttctcgcacatcattcaggttcggttgagctttatgttcgctgatcaatgtttatgtgaataaaagcataaattcattctgttcatcatataaagcgatgaagtctctttagaaaattttgactaaaccactcaatgcaaatggattagttttatgatctctttatgaactttttgaagcctcaaagtggtagtcgcaaaggcagtctatggaagaacagaaagctctcagatttcattaaaaagatcttcatttgtgttcagaagataaacgaaagtcttacgggtgtggaacaacatgagggtgagtaattaatgacagaattttcatttttttggtgaaccatccctttaaataacacaactatactttatgtatttattctcaatttattaaccaatgcctttgctgctgacctttgacgatccaattcaaccatactataagcaaaaatgacttgagataaacatcacatttggggttattttttttttgtttttattgcttaagtaagtgttgaactttcttccttctgtatcctattcttctgtgatccaaaatggcagcacagcggaaatgtttgtttgagctgcgtcTATACatgcgtgaatttgcatttccttcaaccTGAGGCTcattatttcacttttggtgtgaaacgggctttacatttgccaaaaatagatttattttttttgttattaaaaaacaaacaaacaagcaagcccagcccaggtgataaaaagtaatgtgttatgttactttttatcacctgggctgggcttacttgtttttttgttttgttttgttttttaaacaaactttgGGAGTATAAGTTactaacacaatattgtaatgcattacttataaaagtaactttccccaacactatGATGTTAGCCCTGAAATTATGACAGCATTGGGTCAATAAGCACTTGGAACAGTCCACGTTCCTGCTAAATAAGTatccaaagcatttttttttaacttttatcaTTTGTCTCCTTTCCGAGAAAGCATGATTTTCATTATACTGAGTTAGGATAAAGGCAGACATCAGACAGAAAATAATGACTGTCTGTTTCCTATGGTCTGGTGAGGGAAAAGATTGATCATGTTGACTGGTTATCACTCCAGTCTCACCCACACCCACAGACAGCTTAACCTCTAGTTGTACCACacaacagtgtgtgtgttgacCACTGCTTCACACGAAAGACACATAATTCAGAGGAATTAGGTTATTTTGGTGTCCTAAACCAGTCCTTGAAGAAAACCTGAGTGTGAAATATAAAGGGTATTTTCTAAGAAATCCCATCAGCAGAAACAGGATGTTGGCTGTTAAGTGATCATGACTACTGCTGAAAGTACAGGCAGGGAAAAAACAAGCAACAAACTCTGATGTAAGCATCAAACCGGAAAGAGTGCCTAGCACCTTGAGCTGATGTTATCTGTGGAAAGATATTTGCACATATTCTGCCCCACTGCAAAAAATACccaatactaataataataataaaaaaaaaagtttatgcaaaattaatttatattactaTCTGGTACAAATGTGTTACTCATTCACAATCcagtgtgtttcattttttacagcagTAAAGAGATAAGCTGATGGACAGATCTATCTACACGTGCCACATTTAGCCCCAGTCAGTACTGCAGACGAATCCAAACCTGTGCAGCCAGCATCCATTCATGAGTGTTTCTGCTCAGCCAGGGAATGCAGAGAGCGTGTAGCTGCATGCTCGGGATGCACTTGAACAGATAAAATGTAAACCACATCATAATATAATCCTGCAGGGCAAAACCCTCTGCACAGATCTTCTTCTGCATGGCCACCCATACACTAACAGAAGCAACACAAATACTGCAGTATAAACCTGGTCGCCTCTacatacaaaaaagaaaagacttttaaatcaaAACAGTACGTTTTAGTAACTctaaagataaaaatatattcataaaaaaaaacaacaacaaaaaaacactgcatcCATATAGCTGAAGTCACACCATAGACTACTGCCTAAGCAAGTTCAAGTTCACCTAGGTTGCACTTGATGCgtcccatatatatataatatatatatatatatataaccgcATATGGATTTGTCCACTTATGTTTACAAAGCAACTAAAGACCTTACACtgttctttaaaatgtaataatatgcATCGTTTGCAACTGCATTATTTAGAAAAACTGTAAACCAAGTAGCCTACATAAACACCGAAACAAAAACAATCACTTTGTCCATGACTTTGCCACTCCGGTATAAAAAGCACGTTTTAT
This window of the Ctenopharyngodon idella isolate HZGC_01 chromosome 17, HZGC01, whole genome shotgun sequence genome carries:
- the edaradd gene encoding ectodysplasin-A receptor-associated adapter protein isoform X1, translated to MFGTIVVNMTSLKVFTEPFGRVASEPVEDTDPSSFITDMSLRSNYPVQVTDPQGIRDPVTLQLSSVPPGYLSSAVDRIRQPVENDSTEFISSASVSSDFSKEHKSCKECLCSAPPPKISDLMNDEDLLYTLRLKLDPTHCTVKNWKNFASRWGMSYDELTLLEQRTHGPTYHSPTQEFLLRYNQKPVTELTELCQLYQRIDVLRLLQRWMENDWPSRWQNAH
- the edaradd gene encoding ectodysplasin-A receptor-associated adapter protein isoform X5 — protein: MSLRSNYPVQVTDPQGIRDPVTLQLSSVPPGYLSSAVDRIRQPVENDSTEFISSASVSSDFSKEHKSCKECLCSAPPPKISDLMNDEDLLYTLRLKLDPTHCTVKNWKNFASRWGMSYDELTLLEQRTHGPTYHSPTQEFLLRYNQKPVTELTELCQLYQRIDVLRLLQRWMENDWPSRWQNAH
- the edaradd gene encoding ectodysplasin-A receptor-associated adapter protein isoform X6, with amino-acid sequence MSLRSNYPVQVTDPQDPVTLQLSSVPPGYLSSAVDRIRQPVENDSTEFISSASVSSDFSKEHKSCKECLCSAPPPKISDLMNDEDLLYTLRLKLDPTHCTVKNWKNFASRWGMSYDELTLLEQRTHGPTYHSPTQEFLLRYNQKPVTELTELCQLYQRIDVLRLLQRWMENDWPSRWQNAH
- the edaradd gene encoding ectodysplasin-A receptor-associated adapter protein isoform X2 codes for the protein MFGTIVVNMTSLKVFTEPFGRVASEPVEDTDPSSFITDMSLRSNYPVQVTDPQDPVTLQLSSVPPGYLSSAVDRIRQPVENDSTEFISSASVSSDFSKEHKSCKECLCSAPPPKISDLMNDEDLLYTLRLKLDPTHCTVKNWKNFASRWGMSYDELTLLEQRTHGPTYHSPTQEFLLRYNQKPVTELTELCQLYQRIDVLRLLQRWMENDWPSRWQNAH
- the edaradd gene encoding ectodysplasin-A receptor-associated adapter protein isoform X3, giving the protein MDAGCTGRVASEPVEDTDPSSFITDMSLRSNYPVQVTDPQGIRDPVTLQLSSVPPGYLSSAVDRIRQPVENDSTEFISSASVSSDFSKEHKSCKECLCSAPPPKISDLMNDEDLLYTLRLKLDPTHCTVKNWKNFASRWGMSYDELTLLEQRTHGPTYHSPTQEFLLRYNQKPVTELTELCQLYQRIDVLRLLQRWMENDWPSRWQNAH
- the edaradd gene encoding ectodysplasin-A receptor-associated adapter protein isoform X4, with translation MDAGCTGRVASEPVEDTDPSSFITDMSLRSNYPVQVTDPQDPVTLQLSSVPPGYLSSAVDRIRQPVENDSTEFISSASVSSDFSKEHKSCKECLCSAPPPKISDLMNDEDLLYTLRLKLDPTHCTVKNWKNFASRWGMSYDELTLLEQRTHGPTYHSPTQEFLLRYNQKPVTELTELCQLYQRIDVLRLLQRWMENDWPSRWQNAH